Proteins from a genomic interval of Musa acuminata AAA Group cultivar baxijiao chromosome BXJ1-9, Cavendish_Baxijiao_AAA, whole genome shotgun sequence:
- the LOC135584307 gene encoding helicase-like transcription factor CHR28 isoform X1, which translates to MAVAPGNSSDNLGDNDALLLDDNLSISVEGLYAFLDEQPFDPVDDQSQITFEGSDRGKQSGGPTDPVNAFQPNAGFSKSSAHGEFNETLASQWTTSNFLGVSDCKKETNLGFSFGSEQSSNSPLIPVSGHTSAVSAHADSKSMFAYPLSRFGFSNQEYDFSSMNLVGSSRDSLISSNFNSQQLQYLSNCPFGNAEEAGLDVSHYVDFGCDLYSDSDQKDFDELRAGISQQNRFKMYESYADDSLNTMTREEKTGLTDCKLYDDRNAALKNSLEEKCLYTNSSMDVDSTFLKSIISKLNATEATNMVYNAHGNCCVPYRESPTDGVLRGLRNTVQGQFPHLIVSHQKDVIKQIYNENEDHLYPFQSSTRSSAVELDKALASVGSLIQMADTDEPLPDICVEQNYLDDVSLKSESSIDSSPLPSTRNSIFDNIPATDASLKWFPHSYPNLHNKRQKTSTNTGREELVQEFHYIQHNSLKHSDDDVLNVSSTVSCISVDDDDADICILDDVSNFAHPLAPTVIIKNQTMLEQSGYIQTYQPRLGGTRLKADDERLTLWLELQDLSQQRSEAILPDEGMMSVSLLRHQRIALFWMVQKETASPHCSGGILADDQGLGKTISTIALILMERSPSHQPLSCMGKQDRPESLHLDDDDDCGDFSEISGVKKPQISGLMVDSGSKKREYPVMAVPSRPAAGTLIVCPTSVLRQWAEELKTRVTSSANLSFLVYHGNNRTKDPHELRKYDVVLTTYAIVSMEVPKQPLVGEDDEKRKHDSLIRHMADKKRKGSPSSLKKCMKNGIETQSALLKSSVRPLARVWWFRVILDEAQSIKNHRTQVARACWGLRAKRRWCLSGTPIQNAVDDLYSYFRFLGYQPYADYGSFCSMIKNTISRNPKNGYKKLQAVLKTIMLRRTKGTMINGEPIITLPPKIVTLKKVDFSEGERAFYTNLEAESREQFKVYANEGTVKENYVNILLMLLRLRQACDHRLLVNGCSSNSVKSSSIEMVKKLPEGKQNHLLSCLEAGLAICTICNDPPEDAVVTVCGHVFCNQCICEHLDGDDNICPSADCKVRLNVSSVFSKITLVSSIRDLPGNSCSSSGCSSKMVDAVKISGNRSSSYSSKVKAAIEILQSLPKSQCSLPNCNSEKSNGETDGSLQHGVTVSQRCSVHTNDGKNFDLKCQPSEKAIVFSQWTRMLDLLEVPLKDSCIQYRRLDGTMSIAAREKAIKDFNLLPEVTVMIMSLKAASLGLNLVVACHVLLLDLWWNPTTEDQAIDRAHRIGQTRPVTVSRLMVRNTVEDRILALQEKKREMVASAFGEDESGTRQTRLTVEDLNYLFNV; encoded by the exons ATTACTTTTGAAGGTTCAGACCGAGGCAAGCAATCTGGTGGTCCAACAGATCCTGTTAATGCCTTTCAGCCTAATGCTG GGTTTTCAAAATCTTCAGCTCATGGAGAGTTCAATGAAACACTTGCTTCTCAATGGACAACATCAAATTTTCTGGGTGTATCAGattgtaaaaaagaaacaaatttaggaTTTTCTTTTGGATCAGAACAAAGTTCCAACTCTCCCTTAATCCCAGTGAGTGGTCACACCAGTGCTGTCTCAGCACATGCTGATTCCAAAAGCATGTTTGCTTATCCTTTGAGtcgttttggattttcaaatcagGAATATGATTTTAGTTCAATGAATTTGGTTGGAAGTTCCCGTGATAGTTTGATAAGTAGCAACTTCAACAGTCAACAATTGCAGTATCTATCGAATTGTCCCTTTGGTAATGCTGAAGAAGCAGGTCTAGATGTCTCACATTATGTAGACTTCGGTTGTGATTTGTACTCGGACAGTGATCAAAAGGACTTTGATGAGTTGAGAGCTGGAATTTCACAGCAGAATAGGTTCAAAATGTATGAATCTTATGCAGATG ATTCATTAAATACTATGACAAGAGAAGAAAAGACTGGTTTAACTGATTGCAAGCTCTATGATGACAGAAATGCTGCTCTGAAAAATTCTCTGGAGGAAAAATGTCTATATACTAATTCATCTATGGATGTTGATTCAACTTTTCTAAAGTCCATTATTTCTAAGTTGAATGCTACTGAGGCAACAAATATGGTGTACAATGCTCATGGCAATTGCTGTGTGCCATATAGAGAGTCTCCTACTGATGGTGTCTTAAGAGGTTTAAGAAACACAGTACAAGGTCAGTTCCCTCATTTAATTGTGTCACATCAGAAGGACGTAATAAAACAAATATACAATGAAAATGAGGATCATCTATATCCATTCCAGAGTTCAACTAGAAGCAGTGCAGTGGAGTTGGACAAAGCATTGGCATCAGTTGGGTCCTTGATTCAAATGGCAGATACTGATGAACCACTGCCAGACATATGTGTGGAGCAGAATTATCTAGATGATGTTAGTCTTAAGAGTGAATCTAGTATAGATTCCTCTCCACTACCATCTACTAGAAATTCTATCTTTGATAATATACCTGCCACTGATGCATCATTAAAATGGTTCCCTCATTCTTATCCAAATCTACACAATAAGCGGCAAAAGACTTCAACAAATACTGGAAGAGAAGAACTGGTGCAagaatttcattacatacaacacAACAGTCTCAAGCATAGTGATGATGATGTTCTTAATGTGAGTTCTACGGTAAGCTGCATAAGtgtggatgatgatgatgctgacaTATGTATTCTTGATGATGTCAGCAACTTTGCCCACCCACTTGCACCAACAGTGATTATAAAAAATCAGACAATGTTAGAGCAATCTGGATATATTCAGACATATCAGCCTAGGTTGGGAGGGACAAGGCTCAAGGCAGATGATGAGAGATTAACTCTTTGGCTAGAATTGCAG GATCTTTCTCAGCAAAGATCTGAGGCTATTCTTCCTGATGAGGGAATGATGTCAGTTTCTCTATTGAGACACCAG CGTATAGCTTTATTTTGGATGGTACAAAAGGAAACGGCCAGTCCACACTGCAGTGGTGGAATACTTGCAGATGATCAG GGACTAGGTAAAACAATATCTACGATAGCACTAATCCTGATGGAGAGATCTCCATCACACCAACCGTTGTCTTGCATGGGTAAACAAGATAGACCGGAGTCTTTACatttggatgatgatgatgactgtgGTGATTTCTCCGAGATTAGTGGAGTAAAGAAGCCCCAGATTTCTGGTCTTATGGTGGACAGTGGATCCAAGAAAAGGGAGTACCCTGTGATGGCTGTACCGAGTAGGCCTGCAGCAGGAACTTTGATTGTTTGCCCTACAAGTGTACTTCGACAATGGGCTGAGGAACTGAAAACTAGAGTTACTAGCAGTGCTAATCTGTCATTTTTAGTGTATCATGGTAATAACAGAACGAAGGACCCCCATGAGCTCAGAAAATATGATGTTGTATTGACAACATATGCAATTGTAAGCATGGAAGTCCCCAAGCAACCACTTGTTGGTGAAGATGATGAGAAAAGAAAACATGATAGTCTCATCAGACATATGGCTGATAAAAAAAGGAAGGGTTCTCCAAGCTCCTTGAAAAAATGCATGAAAAATGGAATTGAAACACAGAGTGCATTGCTCAAGTCGTCTGTTCGACCTCTTGCTAGAGTTTGGTGGTTCAGGGTAATTCTGGATGAAGCTCAAAGCATTAAGAATCACAGGACTCAAGTTGCAAGGGCATGTTGGGGTCTGCGGGCTAAGAGAAGGTGGTGCTTGTCTGGGACTCCCATACAGAATGCAGTTGATGACCTCTATAGCTATTTCAGATTTCTCGGATATCAGCCATATGCTGATTATGGATCTTTTTGTTCCATGATAAAGAATACAATAAGCCGGAATCCAAAAAATGGTTACAAAAAGCTTCAAGCTGTTTTGAAGACTATAATGCTACGCCGTACTAAAG GCACTATGATTAATGGTGAGCCTATTATTACCCTGCCGCCAAAGATTGTCACTTTGAAGAAGGTGGACTTCTCGGAAGGGGAACGTGCTTTCTACACTAATCTAGAAGCTGAATCTCGAGAGCAGTTTAAG GTTTATGCAAATGAAGGGACTGTCAAGGAGAACTATGTGAATATTTTGTTGATGCTCCTACGTCTTAGGCAGGCTTGTGATCATCGCCTTTTGGTAAATGGATGTAGTTCTAATTCTGTCAAGAGCTCTTCCATAGAAATGGTTAAGAAACTTCCTGAAGGGAAACAGAATCATCTTTTGAGTTGCTTGGAAGCTGGCTTAGCTATTTGTACCATCTGTAAT GATCCACCTGAGGATGCAGTGGTTACAGTCTGTGGACATGTTTTCTGTAATCAATGTATTTGTGAGCATCTTGATGGGGATGACAACATCTGCCCTTCAGCTGACTGCAAAGTTCGATTAAATGTTTCTTCAGTATTTTCCAAAATTACATTGGTAAGTTCTATACGGGACTTACCTGGTAACAGTTGCAGCTCCAGCGGTTGCAGTTCTAAAATGGTAGATGCAGTTAAAATTAGTGGAAATAGGTCGTCTTCTTATTCTTCTAAAGTAAAAGCAGCTATTGAGATCTTGCAATCACTGCCTAAATCTCAATGTTCTCTTCCAAACTGCAACTCTGAGAAATCTAATGGAGAAACTGATGGCTCCTTGCAACATGGTGTCACAGTTTCACAGAGATGTTCTGTGCATACAAATGATGGAAAAAACTTTGATCTAAAGTGTCAACCATCTGAAAAGGCCATTGTCTTCTCTCAGTGGACAAGGATGCTGGATTTGTTGGAGGTTCCATTGAAAGATTCATGTATACAATATAGGAGGCTTGATGGGACAATGTCCATTGCTGCTAGGGAGAAAGCAATTAAAGATTTCAACTTGCTTCCAGAG GTTACTGTAATGATTATGTCCCTGAAAGCTGCAAGTCTTGGTCTGAATTTGGTAGTGGCCTGTCACGTTCTTCTTCTCGACTTATGGTGGAATCCTACTACTGAGGACCAGGCAATTGACAGAGCGCACAGAATTGGGCAGACTCGTCCTGTCACTGTTTCACGCTTAATGGTCAGGAACACAGTGGAAGATCGCATCTTGGCTCTCCAG GAAAAGAAGAGGGAGATGGTAGCTTCTGCATTTGGCGAAGATGAATCAGGTACTCGCCAAACACGCTTGACAGTGGAGGACCTAAACTATCTGTTCAATGTGTAG
- the LOC135584307 gene encoding uncharacterized protein LOC135584307 isoform X5, giving the protein MAVAPGNSSDNLGDNDALLLDDNLSISVEGLYAFLDEQPFDPVDDQSQITFEGSDRGKQSGGPTDPVNAFQPNAGFSKSSAHGEFNETLASQWTTSNFLGVSDCKKETNLGFSFGSEQSSNSPLIPVSGHTSAVSAHADSKSMFAYPLSRFGFSNQEYDFSSMNLVGSSRDSLISSNFNSQQLQYLSNCPFGNAEEAGLDVSHYVDFGCDLYSDSDQKDFDELRAGISQQNRFKMYESYADDSLNTMTREEKTGLTDCKLYDDRNAALKNSLEEKCLYTNSSMDVDSTFLKSIISKLNATEATNMVYNAHGNCCVPYRESPTDGVLRGLRNTVQGQFPHLIVSHQKDVIKQIYNENEDHLYPFQSSTRSSAVELDKALASVGSLIQMADTDEPLPDICVEQNYLDDVSLKSESSIDSSPLPSTRNSIFDNIPATDASLKWFPHSYPNLHNKRQKTSTNTGREELVQEFHYIQHNSLKHSDDDVLNVSSTVSCISVDDDDADICILDDVSNFAHPLAPTVIIKNQTMLEQSGYIQTYQPRLGGTRLKADDERLTLWLELQDLSQQRSEAILPDEGMMSVSLLRHQRIALFWMVQKETASPHCSGGILADDQGLGKTISTIALILMERSPSHQPLSCMGKQDRPESLHLDDDDDCGDFSEISGVKKPQISGLMVDSGSKKREYPVMAVPSRPAAGTLIVCPTSVLRQWAEELKTRVTSSANLSFLVYHGNNRTKDPHELRKYDVVLTTYAIVSMEVPKQPLVGEDDEKRKHDSLIRHMADKKRKGSPSSLKKCMKNGIETQSALLKSSVRPLARVWWFRVILDEAQSIKNHRTQVARACWGLRAKRRWCLSGTPIQNAVDDLYSYFRFLGYQPYADYGSFCSMIKNTISRNPKNGYKKLQAVLKTIMLRRTKGTMINGEPIITLPPKIVTLKKVDFSEGERAFYTNLEAESREQFKVYANEGTVKENYVNILLMLLRLRQACDHRLLVNGCSSNSVKSSSIEMVKKLPEGKQNHLLSCLEAGLAICTICNDPPEDAVVTVCGHVFCNQCICEHLDGDDNICPSADCKVRLNVSSVFSKITLFHRDVLCIQMMEKTLI; this is encoded by the exons ATTACTTTTGAAGGTTCAGACCGAGGCAAGCAATCTGGTGGTCCAACAGATCCTGTTAATGCCTTTCAGCCTAATGCTG GGTTTTCAAAATCTTCAGCTCATGGAGAGTTCAATGAAACACTTGCTTCTCAATGGACAACATCAAATTTTCTGGGTGTATCAGattgtaaaaaagaaacaaatttaggaTTTTCTTTTGGATCAGAACAAAGTTCCAACTCTCCCTTAATCCCAGTGAGTGGTCACACCAGTGCTGTCTCAGCACATGCTGATTCCAAAAGCATGTTTGCTTATCCTTTGAGtcgttttggattttcaaatcagGAATATGATTTTAGTTCAATGAATTTGGTTGGAAGTTCCCGTGATAGTTTGATAAGTAGCAACTTCAACAGTCAACAATTGCAGTATCTATCGAATTGTCCCTTTGGTAATGCTGAAGAAGCAGGTCTAGATGTCTCACATTATGTAGACTTCGGTTGTGATTTGTACTCGGACAGTGATCAAAAGGACTTTGATGAGTTGAGAGCTGGAATTTCACAGCAGAATAGGTTCAAAATGTATGAATCTTATGCAGATG ATTCATTAAATACTATGACAAGAGAAGAAAAGACTGGTTTAACTGATTGCAAGCTCTATGATGACAGAAATGCTGCTCTGAAAAATTCTCTGGAGGAAAAATGTCTATATACTAATTCATCTATGGATGTTGATTCAACTTTTCTAAAGTCCATTATTTCTAAGTTGAATGCTACTGAGGCAACAAATATGGTGTACAATGCTCATGGCAATTGCTGTGTGCCATATAGAGAGTCTCCTACTGATGGTGTCTTAAGAGGTTTAAGAAACACAGTACAAGGTCAGTTCCCTCATTTAATTGTGTCACATCAGAAGGACGTAATAAAACAAATATACAATGAAAATGAGGATCATCTATATCCATTCCAGAGTTCAACTAGAAGCAGTGCAGTGGAGTTGGACAAAGCATTGGCATCAGTTGGGTCCTTGATTCAAATGGCAGATACTGATGAACCACTGCCAGACATATGTGTGGAGCAGAATTATCTAGATGATGTTAGTCTTAAGAGTGAATCTAGTATAGATTCCTCTCCACTACCATCTACTAGAAATTCTATCTTTGATAATATACCTGCCACTGATGCATCATTAAAATGGTTCCCTCATTCTTATCCAAATCTACACAATAAGCGGCAAAAGACTTCAACAAATACTGGAAGAGAAGAACTGGTGCAagaatttcattacatacaacacAACAGTCTCAAGCATAGTGATGATGATGTTCTTAATGTGAGTTCTACGGTAAGCTGCATAAGtgtggatgatgatgatgctgacaTATGTATTCTTGATGATGTCAGCAACTTTGCCCACCCACTTGCACCAACAGTGATTATAAAAAATCAGACAATGTTAGAGCAATCTGGATATATTCAGACATATCAGCCTAGGTTGGGAGGGACAAGGCTCAAGGCAGATGATGAGAGATTAACTCTTTGGCTAGAATTGCAG GATCTTTCTCAGCAAAGATCTGAGGCTATTCTTCCTGATGAGGGAATGATGTCAGTTTCTCTATTGAGACACCAG CGTATAGCTTTATTTTGGATGGTACAAAAGGAAACGGCCAGTCCACACTGCAGTGGTGGAATACTTGCAGATGATCAG GGACTAGGTAAAACAATATCTACGATAGCACTAATCCTGATGGAGAGATCTCCATCACACCAACCGTTGTCTTGCATGGGTAAACAAGATAGACCGGAGTCTTTACatttggatgatgatgatgactgtgGTGATTTCTCCGAGATTAGTGGAGTAAAGAAGCCCCAGATTTCTGGTCTTATGGTGGACAGTGGATCCAAGAAAAGGGAGTACCCTGTGATGGCTGTACCGAGTAGGCCTGCAGCAGGAACTTTGATTGTTTGCCCTACAAGTGTACTTCGACAATGGGCTGAGGAACTGAAAACTAGAGTTACTAGCAGTGCTAATCTGTCATTTTTAGTGTATCATGGTAATAACAGAACGAAGGACCCCCATGAGCTCAGAAAATATGATGTTGTATTGACAACATATGCAATTGTAAGCATGGAAGTCCCCAAGCAACCACTTGTTGGTGAAGATGATGAGAAAAGAAAACATGATAGTCTCATCAGACATATGGCTGATAAAAAAAGGAAGGGTTCTCCAAGCTCCTTGAAAAAATGCATGAAAAATGGAATTGAAACACAGAGTGCATTGCTCAAGTCGTCTGTTCGACCTCTTGCTAGAGTTTGGTGGTTCAGGGTAATTCTGGATGAAGCTCAAAGCATTAAGAATCACAGGACTCAAGTTGCAAGGGCATGTTGGGGTCTGCGGGCTAAGAGAAGGTGGTGCTTGTCTGGGACTCCCATACAGAATGCAGTTGATGACCTCTATAGCTATTTCAGATTTCTCGGATATCAGCCATATGCTGATTATGGATCTTTTTGTTCCATGATAAAGAATACAATAAGCCGGAATCCAAAAAATGGTTACAAAAAGCTTCAAGCTGTTTTGAAGACTATAATGCTACGCCGTACTAAAG GCACTATGATTAATGGTGAGCCTATTATTACCCTGCCGCCAAAGATTGTCACTTTGAAGAAGGTGGACTTCTCGGAAGGGGAACGTGCTTTCTACACTAATCTAGAAGCTGAATCTCGAGAGCAGTTTAAG GTTTATGCAAATGAAGGGACTGTCAAGGAGAACTATGTGAATATTTTGTTGATGCTCCTACGTCTTAGGCAGGCTTGTGATCATCGCCTTTTGGTAAATGGATGTAGTTCTAATTCTGTCAAGAGCTCTTCCATAGAAATGGTTAAGAAACTTCCTGAAGGGAAACAGAATCATCTTTTGAGTTGCTTGGAAGCTGGCTTAGCTATTTGTACCATCTGTAAT GATCCACCTGAGGATGCAGTGGTTACAGTCTGTGGACATGTTTTCTGTAATCAATGTATTTGTGAGCATCTTGATGGGGATGACAACATCTGCCCTTCAGCTGACTGCAAAGTTCGATTAAATGTTTCTTCAGTATTTTCCAAAATTACATTG TTTCACAGAGATGTTCTGTGCATACAAATGATGGAAAAAACTTTGATCTAA
- the LOC135584307 gene encoding helicase-like transcription factor CHR28 isoform X4 — protein MAVAPGNSSDNLGDNDALLLDDNLSISVEGLYAFLDEQPFDPVDDQSQITFEGSDRGKQSGGPTDPVNAFQPNADSLNTMTREEKTGLTDCKLYDDRNAALKNSLEEKCLYTNSSMDVDSTFLKSIISKLNATEATNMVYNAHGNCCVPYRESPTDGVLRGLRNTVQGQFPHLIVSHQKDVIKQIYNENEDHLYPFQSSTRSSAVELDKALASVGSLIQMADTDEPLPDICVEQNYLDDVSLKSESSIDSSPLPSTRNSIFDNIPATDASLKWFPHSYPNLHNKRQKTSTNTGREELVQEFHYIQHNSLKHSDDDVLNVSSTVSCISVDDDDADICILDDVSNFAHPLAPTVIIKNQTMLEQSGYIQTYQPRLGGTRLKADDERLTLWLELQDLSQQRSEAILPDEGMMSVSLLRHQRIALFWMVQKETASPHCSGGILADDQGLGKTISTIALILMERSPSHQPLSCMGKQDRPESLHLDDDDDCGDFSEISGVKKPQISGLMVDSGSKKREYPVMAVPSRPAAGTLIVCPTSVLRQWAEELKTRVTSSANLSFLVYHGNNRTKDPHELRKYDVVLTTYAIVSMEVPKQPLVGEDDEKRKHDSLIRHMADKKRKGSPSSLKKCMKNGIETQSALLKSSVRPLARVWWFRVILDEAQSIKNHRTQVARACWGLRAKRRWCLSGTPIQNAVDDLYSYFRFLGYQPYADYGSFCSMIKNTISRNPKNGYKKLQAVLKTIMLRRTKGTMINGEPIITLPPKIVTLKKVDFSEGERAFYTNLEAESREQFKVYANEGTVKENYVNILLMLLRLRQACDHRLLVNGCSSNSVKSSSIEMVKKLPEGKQNHLLSCLEAGLAICTICNDPPEDAVVTVCGHVFCNQCICEHLDGDDNICPSADCKVRLNVSSVFSKITLVSSIRDLPGNSCSSSGCSSKMVDAVKISGNRSSSYSSKVKAAIEILQSLPKSQCSLPNCNSEKSNGETDGSLQHGVTVSQRCSVHTNDGKNFDLKCQPSEKAIVFSQWTRMLDLLEVPLKDSCIQYRRLDGTMSIAAREKAIKDFNLLPEVTVMIMSLKAASLGLNLVVACHVLLLDLWWNPTTEDQAIDRAHRIGQTRPVTVSRLMVRNTVEDRILALQEKKREMVASAFGEDESGTRQTRLTVEDLNYLFNV, from the exons ATTACTTTTGAAGGTTCAGACCGAGGCAAGCAATCTGGTGGTCCAACAGATCCTGTTAATGCCTTTCAGCCTAATGCTG ATTCATTAAATACTATGACAAGAGAAGAAAAGACTGGTTTAACTGATTGCAAGCTCTATGATGACAGAAATGCTGCTCTGAAAAATTCTCTGGAGGAAAAATGTCTATATACTAATTCATCTATGGATGTTGATTCAACTTTTCTAAAGTCCATTATTTCTAAGTTGAATGCTACTGAGGCAACAAATATGGTGTACAATGCTCATGGCAATTGCTGTGTGCCATATAGAGAGTCTCCTACTGATGGTGTCTTAAGAGGTTTAAGAAACACAGTACAAGGTCAGTTCCCTCATTTAATTGTGTCACATCAGAAGGACGTAATAAAACAAATATACAATGAAAATGAGGATCATCTATATCCATTCCAGAGTTCAACTAGAAGCAGTGCAGTGGAGTTGGACAAAGCATTGGCATCAGTTGGGTCCTTGATTCAAATGGCAGATACTGATGAACCACTGCCAGACATATGTGTGGAGCAGAATTATCTAGATGATGTTAGTCTTAAGAGTGAATCTAGTATAGATTCCTCTCCACTACCATCTACTAGAAATTCTATCTTTGATAATATACCTGCCACTGATGCATCATTAAAATGGTTCCCTCATTCTTATCCAAATCTACACAATAAGCGGCAAAAGACTTCAACAAATACTGGAAGAGAAGAACTGGTGCAagaatttcattacatacaacacAACAGTCTCAAGCATAGTGATGATGATGTTCTTAATGTGAGTTCTACGGTAAGCTGCATAAGtgtggatgatgatgatgctgacaTATGTATTCTTGATGATGTCAGCAACTTTGCCCACCCACTTGCACCAACAGTGATTATAAAAAATCAGACAATGTTAGAGCAATCTGGATATATTCAGACATATCAGCCTAGGTTGGGAGGGACAAGGCTCAAGGCAGATGATGAGAGATTAACTCTTTGGCTAGAATTGCAG GATCTTTCTCAGCAAAGATCTGAGGCTATTCTTCCTGATGAGGGAATGATGTCAGTTTCTCTATTGAGACACCAG CGTATAGCTTTATTTTGGATGGTACAAAAGGAAACGGCCAGTCCACACTGCAGTGGTGGAATACTTGCAGATGATCAG GGACTAGGTAAAACAATATCTACGATAGCACTAATCCTGATGGAGAGATCTCCATCACACCAACCGTTGTCTTGCATGGGTAAACAAGATAGACCGGAGTCTTTACatttggatgatgatgatgactgtgGTGATTTCTCCGAGATTAGTGGAGTAAAGAAGCCCCAGATTTCTGGTCTTATGGTGGACAGTGGATCCAAGAAAAGGGAGTACCCTGTGATGGCTGTACCGAGTAGGCCTGCAGCAGGAACTTTGATTGTTTGCCCTACAAGTGTACTTCGACAATGGGCTGAGGAACTGAAAACTAGAGTTACTAGCAGTGCTAATCTGTCATTTTTAGTGTATCATGGTAATAACAGAACGAAGGACCCCCATGAGCTCAGAAAATATGATGTTGTATTGACAACATATGCAATTGTAAGCATGGAAGTCCCCAAGCAACCACTTGTTGGTGAAGATGATGAGAAAAGAAAACATGATAGTCTCATCAGACATATGGCTGATAAAAAAAGGAAGGGTTCTCCAAGCTCCTTGAAAAAATGCATGAAAAATGGAATTGAAACACAGAGTGCATTGCTCAAGTCGTCTGTTCGACCTCTTGCTAGAGTTTGGTGGTTCAGGGTAATTCTGGATGAAGCTCAAAGCATTAAGAATCACAGGACTCAAGTTGCAAGGGCATGTTGGGGTCTGCGGGCTAAGAGAAGGTGGTGCTTGTCTGGGACTCCCATACAGAATGCAGTTGATGACCTCTATAGCTATTTCAGATTTCTCGGATATCAGCCATATGCTGATTATGGATCTTTTTGTTCCATGATAAAGAATACAATAAGCCGGAATCCAAAAAATGGTTACAAAAAGCTTCAAGCTGTTTTGAAGACTATAATGCTACGCCGTACTAAAG GCACTATGATTAATGGTGAGCCTATTATTACCCTGCCGCCAAAGATTGTCACTTTGAAGAAGGTGGACTTCTCGGAAGGGGAACGTGCTTTCTACACTAATCTAGAAGCTGAATCTCGAGAGCAGTTTAAG GTTTATGCAAATGAAGGGACTGTCAAGGAGAACTATGTGAATATTTTGTTGATGCTCCTACGTCTTAGGCAGGCTTGTGATCATCGCCTTTTGGTAAATGGATGTAGTTCTAATTCTGTCAAGAGCTCTTCCATAGAAATGGTTAAGAAACTTCCTGAAGGGAAACAGAATCATCTTTTGAGTTGCTTGGAAGCTGGCTTAGCTATTTGTACCATCTGTAAT GATCCACCTGAGGATGCAGTGGTTACAGTCTGTGGACATGTTTTCTGTAATCAATGTATTTGTGAGCATCTTGATGGGGATGACAACATCTGCCCTTCAGCTGACTGCAAAGTTCGATTAAATGTTTCTTCAGTATTTTCCAAAATTACATTGGTAAGTTCTATACGGGACTTACCTGGTAACAGTTGCAGCTCCAGCGGTTGCAGTTCTAAAATGGTAGATGCAGTTAAAATTAGTGGAAATAGGTCGTCTTCTTATTCTTCTAAAGTAAAAGCAGCTATTGAGATCTTGCAATCACTGCCTAAATCTCAATGTTCTCTTCCAAACTGCAACTCTGAGAAATCTAATGGAGAAACTGATGGCTCCTTGCAACATGGTGTCACAGTTTCACAGAGATGTTCTGTGCATACAAATGATGGAAAAAACTTTGATCTAAAGTGTCAACCATCTGAAAAGGCCATTGTCTTCTCTCAGTGGACAAGGATGCTGGATTTGTTGGAGGTTCCATTGAAAGATTCATGTATACAATATAGGAGGCTTGATGGGACAATGTCCATTGCTGCTAGGGAGAAAGCAATTAAAGATTTCAACTTGCTTCCAGAG GTTACTGTAATGATTATGTCCCTGAAAGCTGCAAGTCTTGGTCTGAATTTGGTAGTGGCCTGTCACGTTCTTCTTCTCGACTTATGGTGGAATCCTACTACTGAGGACCAGGCAATTGACAGAGCGCACAGAATTGGGCAGACTCGTCCTGTCACTGTTTCACGCTTAATGGTCAGGAACACAGTGGAAGATCGCATCTTGGCTCTCCAG GAAAAGAAGAGGGAGATGGTAGCTTCTGCATTTGGCGAAGATGAATCAGGTACTCGCCAAACACGCTTGACAGTGGAGGACCTAAACTATCTGTTCAATGTGTAG